Proteins co-encoded in one Deltaproteobacteria bacterium genomic window:
- a CDS encoding UbiD family decarboxylase translates to MATFRTFLDDLRNAGQLVDVRKPVDVRHIAALVDQSSTALLFHRVRGYELPVVSGLLNDRTRIALSASCDYAQLDQRLSRALDHPVDPVEVDDEGVRGWFREGADVDLFSLPVPVFSEFDGGPTITAGVTLARDPEYGLNAGTYRFQVKERNLTGIDIVTPNNLRKLAEKALAANAPLPISINIGTHPVELMASLYKAPLGVNELGIAGGMMGRPVRLGACRTVDAPCLADAEIVLEAEILPTGWTRQEGRFGEMTRLMGDVHYNPHVRVKAVSRREDAIYYALHMPWENIWIKEHGFQAALKRVLDAAGVTVTAVNVTPGGCCHWHAIVAIRKQPGDPQNAIMASLSVADLKHVVIVDDDIDVFDAMEVEWAMATRVQADRDITILSDARSKPLDPSLPLSDGIPTTAKCGIDATIPDDVPKARYQRITYPYADELHLAAYLGEAETAEAVSEGVEVSGGAGVEGAAARIRELLAAGPRYFSGIAHEITEADFQTVARAMGELHAAGEIDQDAEGRYRLIDSVQGLR, encoded by the coding sequence ATGGCGACCTTCCGGACCTTCCTGGATGACCTACGGAACGCCGGCCAGCTCGTCGATGTCCGCAAGCCCGTGGACGTGCGGCATATCGCGGCGCTGGTGGATCAGTCCTCCACCGCGCTGCTGTTCCACCGGGTGCGCGGCTACGAACTGCCCGTCGTCTCCGGGCTGTTGAACGACAGGACGCGGATCGCGCTGTCCGCGAGCTGCGACTACGCGCAGCTGGACCAACGGCTCAGCCGCGCCCTCGATCACCCCGTCGATCCGGTGGAGGTAGACGACGAAGGCGTGCGGGGTTGGTTCCGGGAAGGGGCCGACGTGGACCTTTTCAGCCTCCCGGTGCCGGTCTTTTCCGAGTTCGACGGCGGTCCCACCATTACGGCCGGCGTCACGCTCGCCCGCGACCCGGAATACGGCCTGAACGCCGGCACCTACCGCTTTCAGGTGAAGGAAAGGAACCTCACCGGCATCGACATCGTCACGCCGAACAACCTGCGCAAGCTGGCGGAGAAGGCGCTGGCGGCCAACGCGCCGCTGCCCATCTCCATAAACATCGGCACCCATCCCGTGGAGCTCATGGCGTCGCTCTACAAGGCCCCGCTGGGCGTGAACGAGCTGGGCATCGCCGGCGGCATGATGGGGCGGCCGGTGCGCCTCGGCGCCTGCCGGACCGTGGATGCGCCGTGCCTGGCGGACGCGGAGATCGTGCTCGAGGCGGAGATCCTGCCCACGGGATGGACCCGTCAGGAAGGCCGCTTCGGCGAGATGACGCGCCTCATGGGCGACGTGCACTACAACCCTCACGTGCGCGTGAAGGCCGTCTCGCGCCGCGAGGACGCGATCTACTACGCGCTGCACATGCCCTGGGAGAACATCTGGATCAAGGAGCACGGCTTCCAGGCGGCGCTCAAGCGGGTCCTGGACGCGGCCGGAGTGACCGTGACCGCTGTCAACGTCACCCCGGGAGGCTGCTGCCACTGGCACGCCATCGTCGCGATCCGGAAACAGCCGGGTGATCCCCAGAACGCCATCATGGCGTCGCTGTCGGTGGCGGACCTCAAGCACGTGGTGATCGTCGACGACGACATCGACGTCTTCGACGCCATGGAGGTGGAATGGGCCATGGCCACCCGGGTGCAGGCCGACCGCGACATCACCATCCTCTCGGATGCCCGGTCCAAGCCCCTGGACCCGAGCCTGCCGCTGTCGGACGGCATCCCCACCACCGCCAAGTGCGGCATCGATGCCACGATTCCCGACGACGTCCCCAAGGCGCGCTACCAGCGCATCACCTACCCGTACGCGGATGAGCTGCACCTCGCCGCCTACCTCGGCGAGGCGGAAACCGCCGAGGCTGTTTCGGAGGGCGTGGAAGTTTCCGGCGGAGCCGGCGTTGAAGGCGCGGCCGCGCGGATACGCGAGCTTCTCGCGGCCGGCCCCCGGTACTTCAGCGGCATCGCGCACGAGATTACCGAGGCGGATTTCCAGACCGTGGCGCGCGCCATGGGCGAGCTTCACGCGGCCGGCGAGATCGACCAGGACGCCGAGGGGCGCTACCGGCTGATTGACAGCGTCCAGGGGCTGCGATAA
- a CDS encoding amidohydrolase family protein translates to MPTINDADGHVNDYFFGDEIARYMPKGNQFSQMFPVFDHLHFRYLMKNRVPKYVGGSMKTAPGPEEWLAFIDETGIAWSVLYPSAGLGFGRIVSVEWAIAACRAYNNWLHDRFTSVTPRLKGVGLIPIQDEEAAVEELRRCVRELGMVGAMLPSNGEGIKGHLGAKAYWPIYEEAEKLGCCLTVHGGAHHHLGLDGFSVYYPVHALGHPFGIMVQAAAMLSHGIFERFPGLRVAFLEGGATWVPFFMDRLDRSYNEGHLQIDLAGNPVPGPAPGEKASEHFKRHVREGRIFVGFDCDDAGLAFAVQQAGAEPFLFASDFPHEVFDAASCRHEIDELIERDDLTQAQKEAVLGGNAARLYGID, encoded by the coding sequence ATGCCGACCATCAACGACGCGGACGGCCACGTCAACGACTATTTCTTCGGCGATGAGATCGCCAGGTACATGCCCAAGGGGAACCAGTTCAGCCAGATGTTTCCGGTCTTCGACCACCTTCACTTCCGCTACCTGATGAAGAACCGCGTGCCCAAGTACGTCGGCGGCAGCATGAAGACCGCTCCCGGCCCGGAGGAGTGGCTGGCGTTCATCGACGAGACCGGCATCGCCTGGAGCGTGCTCTACCCCAGCGCCGGTCTGGGGTTCGGCCGCATCGTCTCGGTGGAGTGGGCGATCGCGGCCTGCCGCGCCTACAACAACTGGCTGCACGATCGTTTCACCAGCGTCACGCCGCGCCTCAAGGGCGTCGGCCTCATCCCGATCCAGGACGAGGAGGCCGCGGTGGAGGAGCTGCGGCGCTGCGTCCGGGAGCTCGGCATGGTCGGCGCCATGCTGCCGTCCAACGGCGAGGGGATCAAGGGCCACCTGGGCGCCAAGGCTTACTGGCCCATCTACGAGGAGGCGGAAAAGCTCGGCTGCTGCCTCACCGTGCACGGCGGCGCGCACCATCATCTGGGCCTCGACGGTTTCAGCGTCTACTACCCGGTGCATGCTCTGGGCCATCCCTTCGGGATCATGGTGCAGGCGGCGGCGATGCTGAGCCACGGGATCTTCGAGCGCTTTCCGGGTTTGCGGGTGGCGTTTCTCGAAGGAGGCGCCACCTGGGTGCCGTTCTTCATGGACAGGCTCGACCGTTCCTACAACGAGGGGCACCTGCAGATCGACCTGGCGGGCAACCCGGTGCCCGGTCCCGCGCCGGGAGAGAAGGCCAGCGAGCATTTCAAACGCCACGTCCGGGAGGGGCGCATCTTCGTCGGTTTCGACTGCGACGACGCCGGGCTGGCCTTCGCCGTGCAGCAGGCCGGCGCCGAGCCGTTCCTGTTCGCCAGCGATTTTCCTCACGAGGTCTTCGATGCTGCGTCGTGCCGGCATGAGATCGACGAACTGATCGAGCGGGACGATCTCACCCAGGCGCAGAAGGAGGCGGTCCTGGGAGGCAACGCTGCCCGGCTCTACGGCATCGATTGA
- a CDS encoding chlorohydrolase family protein encodes MRTLIRGGWIVGHEDGHHTLWRDGVVVFEGRSIVHVGAGFDGAVDREIDAGGMVVAPGFIDMHVHGGHRASHRLITDTGRPDYFGQPFLEISVPREGKRPTGDPRYTRPDQAGATEGTDLHATFTVADLLRNGVTTFMEIGSQLRVQEGLLKEVERLGARAYLGPGFDSGRWVADDQGRLKRALDEAGGWREFEGAVDFIKRVDGSCGDRVRGILIPRESESCTVDLLRATRKAADELKVPISIHAAYNFIEFFELVMEHRMSPVELLESIGLLGPDVTIGHGNLVAENPQMNFAGGRDLEIMGEHGVSISHCPVNIARRGRCLDSWERYRKAGVNIALGSDTYPRDFMMQMRIASYFGKVIGRNLHAASAADVFEAATLGGARALGRDDLGRLAPGARADIIIVDISGRGTLRYGPVRDPIKSMVECGIGDDVRMVIVDGVVRVEDGEIPGVDMEALRAQAQEAGEHAWDHLQDWDALGRTAEEMSPWSFPLMK; translated from the coding sequence ATGCGTACGTTGATTCGCGGGGGTTGGATCGTCGGCCATGAGGACGGCCATCATACGCTTTGGCGCGACGGCGTGGTGGTGTTCGAGGGCCGGAGCATCGTGCACGTGGGCGCTGGTTTCGACGGTGCCGTGGACCGCGAGATCGACGCCGGCGGCATGGTGGTGGCGCCGGGGTTCATCGACATGCACGTCCACGGCGGGCACCGCGCGTCCCACCGGCTCATCACCGACACCGGGCGGCCGGACTACTTCGGCCAGCCTTTCCTGGAGATCAGCGTGCCGCGGGAGGGGAAGCGGCCGACCGGGGATCCGCGGTACACCCGGCCGGACCAGGCCGGCGCCACCGAGGGCACCGACCTGCACGCGACCTTCACGGTGGCCGATCTGCTGCGCAACGGCGTCACCACGTTCATGGAGATCGGCAGCCAGCTCCGGGTCCAGGAGGGGCTCCTCAAGGAGGTGGAACGGCTCGGGGCGCGGGCCTACCTGGGACCGGGGTTCGATTCCGGCCGCTGGGTGGCGGACGACCAGGGCCGCCTCAAGCGCGCGCTGGATGAGGCGGGGGGCTGGCGGGAGTTCGAAGGCGCCGTGGACTTCATCAAGCGCGTCGACGGCAGTTGCGGCGACCGGGTGCGGGGGATCCTCATCCCACGGGAGTCCGAGAGCTGCACGGTGGACCTGCTGCGGGCCACCCGGAAGGCGGCGGACGAGCTGAAGGTGCCGATTTCGATCCACGCGGCCTACAACTTCATCGAGTTCTTCGAACTCGTAATGGAGCACCGCATGAGCCCGGTGGAACTGCTGGAGTCCATCGGGCTTCTGGGCCCGGACGTCACCATCGGCCACGGCAACCTGGTGGCCGAGAACCCGCAGATGAACTTCGCGGGCGGCCGGGACCTGGAGATCATGGGCGAACACGGCGTGTCCATCTCCCACTGCCCGGTGAACATCGCCCGCCGCGGCCGCTGCCTCGACTCCTGGGAGCGCTACCGCAAGGCCGGAGTGAACATCGCCCTGGGCAGCGATACCTATCCGCGCGATTTCATGATGCAGATGCGCATCGCCTCCTACTTCGGCAAGGTCATCGGACGCAACCTGCACGCGGCCAGCGCCGCCGATGTCTTCGAGGCCGCCACCCTGGGGGGCGCCCGGGCGCTGGGGCGCGACGACCTCGGGCGGCTGGCTCCGGGAGCCCGCGCGGACATCATCATCGTCGACATTTCCGGGCGCGGCACCCTGCGCTACGGCCCGGTGCGTGATCCCATCAAGAGCATGGTCGAGTGCGGCATCGGCGACGACGTGCGGATGGTCATTGTCGACGGCGTGGTGCGGGTGGAGGACGGCGAGATTCCCGGGGTGGACATGGAAGCGCTGCGGGCGCAGGCCCAGGAGGCAGGGGAGCACGCCTGGGACCACCTGCAGGACTGGGACGCGCTGGGCCGCACCGCGGAAGAGATGAGCCCCTGGTCGTTTCCGCTGATGAAGTAG
- the pheA gene encoding prephenate dehydratase, with protein sequence MSRRESLDALRKKIDRVDSRIVALLNERASLALKIGQYKNLNRERVYVASREREVYRRVSEANHGPLPPASVRAVFREVLSACRGIEAQMKVAFFGPEATFTHMAAQRHFGSTVRYRPEPTIADVFREVGAGNVDYGVVPVENSTEGVVTHTLDLLQDSDVQICGEVSIDIELCLLSRSGRAADVRRILSHSHALGQCRRWLGAHHANASVEAVASTAQAAREARADRQVAAVASRLAGDVYGLKIVQANIADNQDNMTRFYVIGDDPPSPTGEDKTSIVFAAKDRVGVLHEMLAPFAGHGINLTKIESRPSRRKAWEYVFFIDFQGHRQEEHVEKALEQLGQSCVFLKVLGSYPQSL encoded by the coding sequence TTGAGCCGCCGAGAATCGCTAGATGCCCTCCGGAAAAAGATCGACCGAGTTGATTCCAGGATTGTAGCGCTTCTCAACGAGAGAGCATCTCTCGCCCTGAAGATAGGGCAGTACAAGAATTTGAACAGAGAACGCGTCTACGTGGCCAGCCGCGAGCGCGAGGTGTACCGGCGGGTCAGCGAGGCCAATCACGGGCCGTTGCCGCCGGCGTCGGTGCGCGCGGTTTTCCGCGAGGTGCTGTCCGCCTGCCGCGGCATCGAAGCGCAGATGAAGGTGGCGTTCTTCGGTCCCGAGGCGACCTTCACCCACATGGCCGCGCAGCGCCACTTCGGCAGCACCGTGCGCTACCGGCCCGAGCCCACCATCGCCGACGTCTTCCGCGAAGTGGGCGCCGGCAACGTCGACTACGGCGTGGTGCCGGTGGAGAACTCCACCGAGGGGGTGGTGACCCACACCCTGGACCTGCTCCAGGACTCGGACGTGCAGATCTGCGGCGAGGTCAGCATCGACATCGAGCTGTGCCTCCTGTCGCGCTCGGGGCGCGCCGCCGACGTGCGCCGCATCCTGTCCCACTCCCATGCCCTGGGCCAGTGCCGCCGCTGGCTGGGGGCGCACCACGCGAACGCTTCGGTCGAGGCGGTGGCGAGTACGGCCCAGGCGGCCAGGGAAGCGCGGGCGGACCGGCAGGTGGCGGCGGTGGCCAGCCGTCTGGCGGGCGACGTCTACGGGCTCAAGATCGTCCAGGCCAACATCGCCGACAACCAGGACAACATGACCCGCTTCTACGTCATCGGCGACGACCCTCCTTCGCCCACGGGGGAGGACAAGACCAGCATCGTCTTCGCCGCCAAGGACCGCGTGGGCGTGCTGCATGAAATGCTCGCGCCCTTCGCCGGGCACGGCATCAACCTCACCAAGATCGAGTCCCGGCCTTCGCGCCGGAAAGCGTGGGAGTACGTTTTCTTCATCGACTTCCAGGGCCACCGGCAGGAGGAACACGTGGAGAAGGCGCTGGAGCAGCTCGGCCAAAGCTGTGTCTTCCTGAAGGTCCTCGGGTCGTATCCCCAAAGCCTATGA
- the thrC gene encoding threonine synthase: protein MPLPESLTCVLCGAAYREGPTRYSCPKCGELGTLRVSYDYDRIKASVTLSDLAAAPFLDHWRYLPLLPLAAARVEFPLTVGGTPLYPVPGLRKALGLERLWVKDDTANPSASLKDRASSVVLLKGQELGRREFAAASTGNAGASLACLAAALGLPCHIFVPETAPRAKVAQLLIFGADVLSVRGSYSEAFSLCVEAADRFGWYNRNTGYNPYTVEGKKTVALEITEQLGWEPPDTVIVATGDGCILSGVWKGFTDLHRLGWIPRLPRLVAAQAEGSQAIKQAFDGDGTIRPVTEDTLADSISVALPRNGAMAVQDLRASGGIAVTVSDGEILEAMPLLGGTAGLFAEPAAAAAVAALVKLVERGDVSSAERVVVLSTGHGLKDVDAALRAVEAPEPLDCSVDAVRERIGRP from the coding sequence ATGCCTCTTCCCGAAAGCCTGACCTGCGTTCTGTGCGGTGCCGCCTACCGGGAAGGTCCCACCCGATACAGTTGCCCCAAGTGCGGCGAGTTGGGGACCTTGCGGGTTTCCTACGACTACGATCGCATCAAGGCGTCAGTGACTCTCTCGGACTTGGCCGCCGCGCCGTTCCTCGATCACTGGCGCTATCTGCCGCTGTTGCCACTTGCGGCCGCCCGGGTCGAGTTCCCCTTGACGGTGGGCGGCACGCCTCTCTATCCCGTGCCGGGACTGCGGAAGGCCCTGGGTCTGGAACGGCTGTGGGTGAAGGACGACACGGCGAATCCCTCCGCTTCCCTCAAGGACCGCGCCAGCTCCGTGGTGCTGCTCAAGGGGCAGGAGTTGGGCCGGCGGGAGTTCGCCGCCGCCTCCACCGGCAACGCGGGGGCGTCGCTGGCGTGCCTTGCCGCGGCCCTGGGACTGCCCTGTCACATCTTCGTGCCCGAGACGGCACCTCGGGCCAAGGTGGCGCAACTCCTGATCTTCGGCGCCGACGTTCTTTCCGTTCGCGGCAGCTATTCCGAAGCCTTCAGCCTCTGTGTCGAGGCGGCCGACCGCTTCGGGTGGTACAACCGCAACACCGGCTACAACCCCTATACCGTGGAGGGTAAGAAGACGGTGGCGCTGGAGATCACCGAGCAGCTCGGCTGGGAGCCGCCCGACACCGTCATCGTCGCCACCGGGGACGGCTGTATCCTGAGCGGCGTCTGGAAGGGGTTCACGGATCTTCACCGGCTGGGATGGATTCCGCGCCTGCCGCGGCTGGTGGCGGCCCAGGCCGAGGGCTCCCAGGCCATCAAGCAGGCCTTCGACGGCGACGGCACCATCAGACCCGTGACCGAGGACACCCTGGCCGACAGCATCAGCGTGGCGCTGCCGCGCAACGGGGCCATGGCGGTGCAGGACCTCCGCGCCTCCGGCGGGATCGCGGTAACGGTGTCGGACGGAGAGATCCTGGAAGCGATGCCGCTTTTGGGCGGGACCGCCGGACTGTTCGCCGAGCCCGCCGCCGCGGCCGCGGTCGCCGCGCTGGTGAAGCTCGTGGAGCGCGGCGACGTCTCGTCCGCGGAGCGCGTCGTCGTCCTGTCCACGGGCCACGGCCTCAAGGACGTGGATGCCGCGCTGCGGGCCGTCGAGGCGCCGGAGCCTTTGGACTGCTCCGTTGATGCGGTGCGGGAGAGAATTGGTAGACCGTGA
- a CDS encoding UbiD family decarboxylase — protein MSQDLQSFLKRLKKECPEQFLEVKEPVSREFEATALVMEAERLPSCPAVMFRDIAGSDFTMAANVLAHRPRLAWAFGTSGERLVHEFKERIQQPVPPKVMEDAPFQENSLLDDSVDLGRLPILTHFEQDGGPYVTAGLVVARDPQSGMSTVGFHRMQLKGPRKLGVSLHSRRRMFEYFRRSEEKGESLEAAVCIGVHPLVSLGALTLPPAGTEKFALQGGLLQEPLELARCTTVDVDVPRWSEIVIEGRILKDVREKEGPFGEFTGYASSRSTENVFEATALHYRNGAVYQDINGGDSMEHCRCLSMPREVEFTNVLGKTIPNLKAVHVPVRSGIGSFHCYVSMRKTAEGQGKQAIFSVLGADHYVKLVVVVDDDVDIFDEEQVLWAIATRMQANRDVFIVDEAMGTLLDPSATDAITAKMGIDATKPLGEFASTLSIEPGAVERARRLMGKLTG, from the coding sequence GTGTCACAGGACCTGCAGAGTTTCTTGAAGCGATTGAAAAAGGAGTGCCCTGAGCAGTTCCTCGAGGTCAAGGAGCCGGTGTCCAGGGAATTCGAGGCCACCGCGCTGGTCATGGAGGCCGAACGGTTGCCGTCCTGCCCGGCGGTGATGTTCCGGGACATTGCCGGGAGCGATTTCACCATGGCGGCCAACGTGCTGGCGCACCGTCCGCGGCTGGCCTGGGCTTTCGGCACGTCCGGGGAACGGCTGGTACACGAGTTCAAGGAACGGATCCAGCAGCCGGTGCCGCCCAAGGTGATGGAGGACGCCCCCTTTCAGGAGAACAGTCTACTGGACGACTCCGTGGACCTGGGGCGGCTTCCGATCCTGACCCATTTCGAGCAGGACGGCGGCCCCTACGTGACCGCGGGGCTGGTGGTGGCGCGGGACCCGCAGTCGGGCATGAGCACCGTGGGCTTCCACCGGATGCAGCTCAAGGGGCCGCGCAAGCTGGGAGTCAGCCTCCACTCCCGGCGCCGCATGTTCGAGTACTTCCGGCGGTCGGAGGAGAAGGGCGAATCCCTGGAAGCGGCGGTGTGCATCGGCGTGCACCCGCTGGTCTCTCTGGGTGCGCTGACGCTGCCGCCGGCCGGAACCGAGAAATTCGCGCTCCAGGGCGGGCTGCTGCAAGAGCCCCTTGAGCTCGCGCGCTGCACCACCGTGGACGTCGACGTGCCGCGGTGGTCGGAGATCGTCATCGAGGGACGGATTCTCAAGGACGTGCGCGAGAAGGAGGGGCCGTTCGGCGAGTTCACCGGTTACGCCTCGAGCCGCAGCACCGAGAACGTCTTCGAGGCCACGGCGCTGCACTACCGCAACGGCGCCGTCTACCAGGACATCAACGGCGGCGACAGCATGGAGCACTGCCGCTGCCTGTCCATGCCCCGGGAGGTGGAGTTCACCAACGTGCTGGGTAAGACCATCCCCAACCTCAAGGCGGTGCACGTGCCGGTGCGCTCGGGCATCGGCAGCTTCCACTGCTACGTCTCCATGCGAAAGACCGCCGAGGGGCAGGGCAAGCAGGCCATCTTTAGCGTGCTGGGAGCCGACCACTACGTCAAGCTGGTGGTGGTGGTGGACGACGACGTCGACATCTTCGACGAGGAGCAGGTGCTGTGGGCCATCGCCACCCGGATGCAGGCCAACCGGGACGTCTTCATCGTCGACGAGGCCATGGGCACGCTGCTGGATCCGTCGGCCACCGATGCCATCACCGCGAAGATGGGCATCGACGCCACCAAGCCCCTGGGCGAGTTCGCCTCGACCCTGTCCATCGAGCCGGGCGCGGTGGAGCGGGCGCGGCGGCTCATGGGCAAGCTGACCGGATAG
- a CDS encoding ornithine cyclodeaminase family protein yields MLFLTEEDVLKAIEGRNACGEAVAVIEEVLRQQSEGSTFHLKRLTMEHPDHPGHLWHNIRILPGMVPELGYAAVRVYSGYHGTNRSEVICLFDWKDMEMVAIISDYHLHAIRTASPYGVAAKYLARTDAQTIGVIGTGRYAKGFVQACCSVRDIRRIKAYSRSADNRRRFCDEMTAALGIEVVAVESGREAVRNTDIMLLATSGNTIVFEGSWLEPGALVMSLAPGEFDEATVKGSRVFLSGTDQVLGDSPPRKPFPSLLASGKFSRDDVAAEFCDVVAGKKPGRRSDDEIILYESPGMGILDVGVASWIYGLAREKGLGTELPFGEEPG; encoded by the coding sequence ATGCTCTTTCTGACGGAAGAAGACGTCCTCAAGGCCATCGAGGGCCGCAACGCCTGCGGCGAAGCGGTCGCGGTCATCGAGGAGGTGCTGCGCCAGCAGTCCGAGGGCAGCACGTTCCATCTCAAGCGGCTGACCATGGAGCACCCGGACCACCCGGGCCATCTCTGGCACAACATCCGCATCCTGCCGGGCATGGTGCCGGAGCTGGGCTACGCGGCGGTGCGGGTCTACTCCGGATACCACGGCACCAACCGCTCGGAGGTCATCTGCCTGTTCGACTGGAAGGACATGGAGATGGTGGCCATCATCTCGGACTACCACCTGCACGCCATTCGCACCGCGTCTCCCTACGGGGTGGCGGCCAAGTACCTGGCGCGGACGGATGCGCAAACCATCGGCGTCATCGGAACCGGGCGCTACGCCAAGGGCTTCGTGCAGGCGTGCTGCTCGGTGCGCGACATCCGCCGCATCAAGGCCTACAGCCGCAGCGCTGACAACCGGCGCCGTTTCTGCGACGAGATGACGGCGGCACTGGGCATCGAGGTGGTGGCGGTGGAGTCGGGCCGGGAGGCCGTGCGCAACACCGACATCATGCTGCTGGCCACCTCGGGCAACACCATCGTGTTCGAAGGAAGCTGGCTCGAGCCCGGCGCCCTGGTCATGTCACTGGCGCCGGGCGAGTTCGACGAGGCCACGGTGAAAGGGTCTCGGGTGTTCCTCTCCGGCACGGACCAGGTGCTGGGCGACAGCCCGCCGCGCAAGCCGTTTCCGTCGCTGCTGGCCAGTGGAAAGTTCAGCCGGGATGATGTGGCCGCCGAGTTCTGCGACGTGGTCGCCGGCAAGAAGCCCGGCCGTCGGAGCGACGACGAGATCATCCTCTACGAGTCTCCGGGCATGGGTATCCTCGACGTGGGCGTCGCCAGTTGGATCTACGGCTTGGCGCGGGAGAAGGGGCTCGGAACTGAGCTGCCCTTCGGGGAAGAGCCTGGTTAG
- a CDS encoding DMT family transporter — protein sequence MQRQTQAYLYAGATVLCWSTVATAFKLSLRHVTADALVFYSSLVSAGVLLCISLATGRLGQLREWRPRDLRTSLVLGFLNPFLYYVVLFRAYDLLPAQEALTLNFTWPVVLALFSILLLGQPISLRAVLAMGISFSGVAVIATRGDLLGLDLANPRGVALALGSTLIWTFYWIYGVKDRRDPVTRLLVNFVFGCLFSGGFLWLSGSMEVPTPRGLVGAAYIGTFEMGVAFVAWLQALKLSRTTAQVGQLIYLTPFLSLLVIAFVVGEPIYPSTLAGLALIIGGIVLQRRSG from the coding sequence ATGCAACGACAGACCCAGGCTTATCTCTACGCCGGCGCCACGGTGCTTTGCTGGTCCACGGTGGCGACGGCGTTCAAGCTTTCCCTGCGCCACGTGACCGCCGACGCGCTGGTGTTCTACTCCTCTCTGGTTTCCGCCGGCGTGCTGTTGTGCATCAGCCTCGCCACCGGACGGCTCGGACAGCTCCGGGAGTGGCGCCCACGAGACCTGCGCACCTCCCTGGTCCTGGGCTTCCTGAACCCCTTTCTCTATTACGTCGTGCTCTTTCGCGCCTATGACCTCCTGCCCGCCCAGGAAGCGCTCACGCTGAACTTCACCTGGCCCGTGGTGCTGGCGCTTTTCTCCATCCTCCTGCTGGGGCAGCCCATCAGCCTTCGCGCCGTCCTGGCCATGGGCATCAGCTTCTCCGGCGTGGCCGTCATCGCCACCCGCGGCGACCTGCTCGGCCTCGACCTCGCCAACCCGCGGGGCGTGGCCCTGGCCCTCGGCAGCACGCTGATCTGGACGTTCTACTGGATCTATGGGGTCAAGGACCGGCGCGATCCGGTGACGCGCCTGCTGGTCAACTTCGTGTTCGGATGCCTTTTCTCGGGAGGCTTTCTGTGGCTCTCCGGCTCCATGGAGGTGCCCACACCACGGGGCCTCGTGGGCGCCGCCTACATCGGCACGTTCGAGATGGGCGTCGCCTTCGTCGCCTGGCTCCAGGCGCTCAAGCTCTCACGCACCACCGCACAAGTGGGACAACTGATCTACCTCACGCCCTTCCTCTCGCTGCTGGTCATCGCGTTCGTCGTGGGAGAACCCATCTACCCGAGCACGCTGGCCGGGCTGGCGTTGATCATCGGCGGAATCGTCCTGCAGCGCCGGAGCGGCTGA
- the hisC gene encoding histidinol-phosphate transaminase, producing the protein MSITDKVPDYIRRIVPYVPGKPIDEVEREYGIQGSAKLASNENPLGPSPKALAALREHLEELHLYPDGDCFHLRHALAARLNVAPERLVFGNGSNELIDLAVRTFLRPGDEALMSRGSFVAYGLALAAMGAAVRTVPLKDYGFDLESMAQALTPETRCVFLANPNNPTGTIYRRPEWEDFLERVGPDVLVVADEAYFEYANDPDYPDSLRYHREDRSLLTLRTFSKAYGLAGLRVGYGIAHPDIVAVMNQVREPFNVNAAAQWAATAALDDAAHLQRSIEVNRQGLTYLTEELTARGVEWVPSHANFMLVRTGDPARVYEELLRRGVIVRPVGPEFPEHVRVTVGTADENRRFLDALSEIRAGNGGAG; encoded by the coding sequence ATGAGCATCACCGACAAGGTTCCGGACTATATCCGGCGCATCGTGCCCTACGTGCCCGGCAAGCCCATCGACGAGGTGGAACGGGAGTACGGCATCCAGGGCTCGGCCAAGCTCGCCTCCAACGAGAACCCGCTGGGACCGTCGCCCAAGGCCCTGGCGGCCTTGCGGGAGCACCTGGAGGAACTGCACCTCTATCCCGACGGCGACTGCTTCCACCTGCGGCACGCGTTGGCGGCCAGACTGAACGTGGCGCCGGAGCGGCTCGTCTTCGGCAACGGCTCCAACGAGCTGATCGATCTCGCGGTGCGGACGTTCCTGCGCCCGGGCGACGAGGCCCTGATGTCCCGCGGCAGCTTCGTGGCCTACGGCCTCGCCCTCGCCGCCATGGGCGCGGCCGTGCGCACCGTACCGCTGAAGGACTACGGTTTCGACCTCGAGAGCATGGCGCAGGCGCTGACGCCCGAGACGCGCTGCGTCTTCCTGGCCAATCCCAACAACCCCACCGGCACCATCTACCGGCGGCCCGAGTGGGAGGACTTTCTCGAACGGGTGGGCCCCGACGTGCTGGTGGTGGCGGACGAGGCCTATTTCGAGTACGCCAACGACCCGGACTATCCGGACTCGCTGCGCTATCACCGGGAGGACCGCTCGCTCCTGACCCTGCGGACCTTCTCCAAGGCCTACGGCCTGGCGGGCTTGCGTGTGGGCTATGGCATCGCCCACCCGGATATCGTCGCCGTCATGAACCAGGTGCGGGAGCCCTTCAACGTCAATGCCGCGGCCCAGTGGGCGGCCACCGCGGCGCTGGACGACGCCGCGCACCTGCAACGCAGCATCGAGGTCAACCGGCAGGGGCTGACGTACCTGACCGAGGAGTTGACGGCCCGCGGGGTCGAGTGGGTGCCGAGCCACGCCAACTTCATGCTGGTGCGCACCGGCGACCCGGCGCGCGTGTACGAGGAGCTGTTGCGCCGCGGCGTCATCGTGCGCCCCGTGGGCCCCGAGTTTCCCGAACACGTGCGCGTGACCGTGGGGACAGCGGACGAGAACCGGCGGTTCCTCGACGCCTTGTCGGAGATCCGGGCGGGGAACGGAGGCGCCGGCTGA